One part of the Alosa alosa isolate M-15738 ecotype Scorff River chromosome 4, AALO_Geno_1.1, whole genome shotgun sequence genome encodes these proteins:
- the spata2 gene encoding spermatogenesis-associated protein 2, producing the protein MDAKLREDLFRRYVASLERRLEEGEGSSAKGDRPTTTTTAHSSSEEALVSTATALLGAYQPEPSQRFRLLRFYEVTENALRSPRGSSLRALEAAFATLETVCTNLLLFPWKKEFRCIKTFTGPYVYQLQSAMCESDLRSLLRSMGYTRSEQDTHYQARETPPGGALHLRQLAFELLLAQAECRLLGEVVALARGAATELEALELRRASREDAAGCAEALRRRDSLAAMDMARLSLRPADMERAATPHHHHHHHHHHQLRRSGRPSKSVDVTDSAGHWHPASKPVLRTSLSLRKEPLFVDAEEEEARDEILRPNAPLFSLASTPSYSPSSSSSSIAAVASAADFFPIQSPPPPSSSDPYSYHLSSLDEVDLYTERGGSGGGAGGMALGGRQTPSSSASSSSRPPSREPRDGWLLKAHSGAKCQGCGLGCSVLSSCQRCDTVLCSSCMACEPTPCCGYQDYPKVATVTPPALLRQLDGYLPAKEKLSVYSNAHMHTHPHTHPHAHVISHSHLHPHPHPHPLSHSHSQLLDKPMMSGKLYPSKPVAMVTTSAPSGIGVSDRLSVGSSSRCGFCNKPGAAHTCVNCSKVSCDSCMGLYGGDVCTRKTPHHSFLPNHQLNFKSSTISHLVYR; encoded by the exons ATGGATGCCAAGCTGCGCGAGGACCTGTTTAGGAGGTATGTGGCGTCGCTGGAGAGGCGGCTGGAGGAGGGcgaag GGAGCAGCGCCAAGGGCGACCGTCCGACAACGACCACAacagcacacagcagcagcgAGGAGGCGCTCGTCTCCACGGCGACGGCCCTGCTGGGGGCGTACCAGCCGGAGCCGTCGCAGCGGTTCCGCCTGTTGCGGTTCTATGAGGTGACGGAGAACGCACTGCGCTCGCCCCGGGGTTCCAGCCTCAGGGCTCTGGAGGCGGCCTTCGCCACACTGGAGACGGTCTGCACCAACCTGCTGCTCTTCCCCTGGAAGAAGGAGTTCCGCTGCATCAAG ACCTTCACGGGGCCGTACGTGTACCAGCTGCAGTCGGCCATGTGCGAGTCGGACCTGCGCTCGCTGCTGCGCTCCATGGGCTACACGCGCAGCGAGCAGGACACGCACTACCAGGCACGCGAGACTCCCCCGGGCGGAGCCCTCCACCTCCGGCAGCTGGCCTTCGAGCTGCTGCTGGCCCAGGCCGAGTGCCGGCTCCTGGGGGAGGTGGTGGCGCTGGCCCGGGGGGCTGCCACCGAGCTGGAGGCCCTGGAGCTCCGGCGGGCGAGCAGGGAGGATGCGGCCGGCTGCGCCGAGGCTCTAAGGCGCCGCGATTCGCTCGCAGCCATGGACATGGCGAGGCTGTCGCTGCGGCCGGCCGACATGGAGCGCGCCGCCACGccgcaccaccatcaccaccaccaccaccatcaccagctGCGGCGGTCCGGGCGTCCGTCCAAGTCGGTGGACGTGACGGACAGCGCGGGCCACTGGCACCCGGCCAGCAAGCCGGTGCTGCGGACCTCGCTCAGCCTGCGCAAGGAGCCGCTGTTCGTGGacgccgaggaggaggaggctcgCGACGAGATCCTCCGGCCCAACGCGCCGCTCTTCTCCCTGGCCTCCACGCCCTCCTACAGCCCCTCGTCATCCTCGTCCTCCATCGCCGCCGTCGCCTCCGCCGCCGACTTCTTCCCCATCCAGTCCCCCCCGCCGCCCTCCTCCTCCGACCCCTACTCCTACCACCTGTCCTCGCTGGACGAGGTGGACCTGTACACGGAGCgcggcggcagcggcggcggcgCTGGCGGGATGGCCCTCGGGGGCCGCCAGACGCCCTCCTCCTCGGCCTCGTCGTCGTCGCGGCCGCCCAGCCGGGAGCCGAGGGACGGCTGGCTGCTGAAGGCCCACAGCGGGGCCAAGTGCCAGGGCTGTGGGCTGGGCTGCTCGGTGCTGAGCTCGTGCCAGCGTTGCGACACGGTGCTCTGCTCCTCGTGCATGGCCTGCGAGCCCACGCCCTGCTGCGGCTACCAGGACTACCCCAAAGTGGCCACTGTGACGCCCCCTGCCCTGCTGCGCCAGCTTGACGGCTACCTGCCCGCCAAGGAGAAGCTGTCCGTCTACTCcaacgcgcacatgcacacacacccccacacacaccctcacgcCCACGTGATCAGCCACTCACACCTGCACCCGCACCCCCACCCGCACCCGCTGTCCCACTCGCACTCACAGCTGCTGGACAAGCCCATGATGAGCGGCAAGCTGTACCCTAGCAAGCCCGTCGCCATGGTGACGACCTCTGCCCCCAGCGGCATCGGCGTGAGCGACCGTCTGAGCGTGGGCAGCTCGTCGCGCTGCGGATTCTGCAACAAGCCCGGGGCGGCGCACACGTGCGTCAACTGCTCCAAGGTGTCGTGCGACTCGTGCATGGGTCTGTACGGTGGCGACGTGTGCACGCGCAAGACGCCACACCACAGCTTCCTGCCCAACCACCAGCTCAACTTCAAGTCCAGCACCATCTCCCACCTGGTCTAccggtag